The DNA sequence TTGATAAATCATAATCATTTTCAATAATCTCTTCCACTGGTACGAAAAAGCTCTGTTCTGTTCGTCTTCTATCTACTTCATTTTCTAAATGATTATATCGTTCAATAATATCCGGAATATCATTTTCTTTTACTTCCTGCCGCTTATCATCCAGACTATAACCATCCGCTTTCATATCATAGAACCAGACTTTATCTGTTCCACCTGAACCTGTTTTCGTAAATATCAAGATTGCGGTAGATACTCCTGCATATGGCTTAAATACTCCACTTGGCATAGAAATAACTGCTTCCAATTTATTATTGTCTAAAATTTCTTTTCTAATTTGTTTATGAGCCTTACTACTTCCAAATAGCACACCATCCGGTACAATAACTGCAGCACGCCCACCCAATTTCAATATTCTAAGAAATAGTGCAAGGAAAAGAAGTTCTGTCTTTTTGGTTTTCGTCACCTTTAATAAATCTGCTGAAACTCCATCATAATCAAGACTTCCTTTAAACGGCGGATTTGCCAACACCAAGGTATATTTTTCAACATCTGTATTTTGTTCGGATAAACTATCCCGATAGGAAATATTAGGATTATCTACACCATGCAACAACATATTCATCGCACCAATACGAAGCATGGTTCTATCCATATCATTTCCATAAAACATCGTATTATTGAAATGTTCTTTTTGCTTTGCATTTAAAAACAGTTCCTTGTGATTATCCCTCAAATATTGTTGTGCTTCAATTAAGAATCCGGCACTTCCCATGGCTGGATCAATGATATAATCTTCGGGTGTAGGTTTTACTAAGTTCACCATCATTTTTATAATATGTCTCGGAGTTCTGAACTGTCCATTTGTTCCGGCAGTTGCTACTTTAGAAAGCAGATACTCATACAAATCTCCTTTTGTATCGGCATCTCCCAATTGCAATCCATCGATACCATCTACAATTTTTGACAACATAGCAGGAGTGGGAATCTTAAATATAGCATCCCCCATGTATCTTGCATAAGCAGACTCTCCATCCTGATGAAGATTTTTAATAAAAGGAAAAACTCCATTTGCTACAATATCATACATTTCTTCCGCTGAACCAAGGTTTTTAAATTTATTCCAACGATATTTTTGACATTCCTCTGGAAATAATCCTTCGTATGGGATTCCTAAGAAATTAGCTTCATTCTCCTTTGTTGTCTCCACGTCATCTAACTGCTTAATAAACAATAAATATGTAAACTGTTCGATTACATCTAACGGATTCGTGATTCCACCAGTCCAAAACGTTTCCCATATTCTGTCTATTTTATTTCTCAATTCTCCAGTAAGCATGTCTTTCTCCTCTTCCAACATATAATATTTTTTATTGTATCACATATCCACAAGTTTTCACACAAAAAATCCCTTGCATTTTATCATTAATGCAAGAGATTTTTACCTTTCCATCCTCTCAATTATCCTTCCACCATTCTCTTTCAGCCACTTCCTTCGCTCCCTATAATCAGGCTGCACTTTCTCCACCTCATCCCAAAACCGCTTAGAATGATTCATCTCCTTACGGTGACACAATTCATGTACTACTACATAATCCTGTATCTCTGGTGGTGTCAACATTAAAAGACAATTAAAATTCAAATTGCCCTTTGCACTACAACTCCCCCAACGTGTTTTCTGATTTCGAATGGTAATTTTGTCATAAGTAACCCCTATACGTTCTGCATAATAGGCTACGCGCTTCGGGAACACTTCCAGAGCCTGTTCTGCCAGTTCCCTTATCTGCTCTGTGGTCAACTTCTCCTGCATTGGCTCTTTCTGCTGCTTTTCCAACATTTTTTGTATATGCTTCTCTATCCAATCAGACTTTTCATTTACAAATCTCTGAATCTCAAAAAGAGGCATATGGTATGGTGCTCGCACCAAAACTTTTGCACTTTTTGTTATTTCGATTATCATGGTTTTTCGATTACTGCGTCGCACCTCAATCTCCATGTTTCTCGTTTCCTTTCCAAAATGGCACTGCATACATCTGTCGCAATGTCTTTGCCACCTTATCATTCTCTTCTTTTTTTACAATTATATCATATTTATCCGGAATGGAGCCAAAAGTTACCGTTTTTTCAAGTCCAGTCATTTTCTTTAAATAATCAAGCATATTTTCTCTGGATGTATTTTTATTATAAATCTTAATATAAGAATATCCCGGATAATCCTCCGATGCATAAAATAATATTTTTAGAGACTTTCCATATCCTTTTTCCTGTAAAAGTTCATAAAACCGCTGAAGACGTTCTGTCTCTGCCAACAGCATAAAATAGACAACACAAACATTTTCTGGCACATTGGCATTAATATAGTTCCGATAAGGAGACGTATGCATTGTCTCAAATACCTTTTTTTCCACTTCATTTTTGAAATCCTGATAAAAAATCAACAGACAATCATCTATAATAACATTAGCAAAACAATTAAGTCCTTCCGCTTTTATAAGCTCTGATATTTCTTTTG is a window from the Roseburia sp. 499 genome containing:
- a CDS encoding type I restriction-modification system subunit M; protein product: MLTGELRNKIDRIWETFWTGGITNPLDVIEQFTYLLFIKQLDDVETTKENEANFLGIPYEGLFPEECQKYRWNKFKNLGSAEEMYDIVANGVFPFIKNLHQDGESAYARYMGDAIFKIPTPAMLSKIVDGIDGLQLGDADTKGDLYEYLLSKVATAGTNGQFRTPRHIIKMMVNLVKPTPEDYIIDPAMGSAGFLIEAQQYLRDNHKELFLNAKQKEHFNNTMFYGNDMDRTMLRIGAMNMLLHGVDNPNISYRDSLSEQNTDVEKYTLVLANPPFKGSLDYDGVSADLLKVTKTKKTELLFLALFLRILKLGGRAAVIVPDGVLFGSSKAHKQIRKEILDNNKLEAVISMPSGVFKPYAGVSTAILIFTKTGSGGTDKVWFYDMKADGYSLDDKRQEVKENDIPDIIERYNHLENEVDRRRTEQSFFVPVEEIIENDYDLSINKYKEIEYEKIEYDAPEVIIGRIEELETEIQKEMSELKKLLKQ
- a CDS encoding M48 family metallopeptidase is translated as MEIEVRRSNRKTMIIEITKSAKVLVRAPYHMPLFEIQRFVNEKSDWIEKHIQKMLEKQQKEPMQEKLTTEQIRELAEQALEVFPKRVAYYAERIGVTYDKITIRNQKTRWGSCSAKGNLNFNCLLMLTPPEIQDYVVVHELCHRKEMNHSKRFWDEVEKVQPDYRERRKWLKENGGRIIERMER